In a single window of the Scyliorhinus torazame isolate Kashiwa2021f chromosome 2, sScyTor2.1, whole genome shotgun sequence genome:
- the dio2 gene encoding type II iodothyronine deiodinase: MGLLSVDLLVKLQILPGFFSNCLFLAVYDSMVLLKQAGAWLSCVGPPCDGHVPRMLTMEGMQSVWQSYLLDVFKRVKLGGQAPNSRVVRVSEKEDQAAEEGVGECHLLDFASPGRPLVVNFGSATUPPFVNGLPAFCHMVEEFSAAADFLLVYIDEAHPSDGWAATSQFQLLRHRNLAERRSAASLLLRHFRVPPRCQVVADCMDNNSNVAYGVSFERFCIVHNEKIAYLGGKGPFFYNLTGVRAWLEQHSSGKE, encoded by the coding sequence ATGGGTTTGCTTAGTGTCGACCTGCTCGTCAAGCTGCAGATCCTGCCTGGCTTCTTCTCCAATTGCCTCTTCCTGGCCGTCTATGACTCAATGGTGCTGCTCAAGCAGGCAGGGGCATGGCTGAGCTGTGTCGGGCCCCCGTGCGATGGCCATGTTCCCCGCATGCTGACGATGGAGGGAATGCAGTCGGTCTGGCAGAGCTACCTCCTGGATGTTTTCAAGCGGGTCAAGCTGGGCGGCCAGGCGCCCAACTCACGGGTGGTGCGGGTGAGCGAGAAAGAGGACCAGGCGGCGGAGGAGGGCGTGGGCGAGTGCCACCTGCTGGACTTTGCCAGCCCCGGCAGGCCCCTGGTGGTCAACTTTGGTTCGGCCACGTGACCGCCGTTTGTCAACGGGCTGCCGGCGTTCTGCCACATGGTGGAGGAGTTCTCGGCGGCGGCTGACTTCCTGTTGGTCTACATCGATGAGGCCCACCCCTCGGACGGCTGGGCTGCCACCTCTCAGTTCCAGCTGCTCCGTCACCGGAACCTGGCGGAGCGACGCTCTGCGGCCAGCCTGTTGCTGCGGCACTTCCGGGTGCCCCCCAGGTGCCAGGTGGTGGCCGACTGCATGGACAACAACAGCAATGTGGCTTATGGCGTTTCCTTCGAGAGGTTCTGCATCGTACACAATGAGAAAATCGCCTACCTGGGAGGGAAAGGACCGTTCTTCTACAACCTGACCGGGGTCAGAGCTTGGCTAGAACAGCACAGCAGCGGGAAAGAGTAA